The nucleotide sequence CGCTCACAAGTTCATACACGAGTTCGGGAGTGATGGCGGAGTTCATGGCGAATAGTCCTTTCTCAATGTGATAAGGCTATCTTAACCAGATAGGGGCTCTAGTGGTCAAGTCGGCAGTGTAGATTGTCAGAGATAAGGGCAGCACTCAAATGGGGACAGGTTGGCCTGCTACAAGAACAGCGGGTATTTTCTTGCATCTCATTTTCGGAGGATGGGGCACTGGTCAGGAAACAGCCCGTCACAAATAGTGAGTGGAGCGATCAGCTGGAACGGGCTGCTGGGCTAAGCCTGGGTCGCCCTCTGTCCCTGCATCTGCGTTGCAACAAGCTGCGCGTACAACCCGCCGCTTGCGAGGAGTTCCTCGTGCTTCCCCTGCTCCACGACCAGTCCCTCGTCGAGCACCAGGATGTTGTCGGCGTCGCGAATTGTGGACAGCCTGTGTGCCATCACGATAGTCGTCCTGCCGGACATGAGCCGGTTGAGCGCCTCCCGCACAGTCGCCTCGCTGATGGCGTCCAGATGCGACGTAGCTTCGTCCAATATCAGCACCGGAGCGTTCTTGAGGATGGCGCGGGCAATCGCGATTCGCTGCCGCTGACCGCCCGAAAGCTGCATTCCCCGCTCGCCGACGCGGGTGTAGTAGCCGTCAGGGAACGACTCGATGAACTCATCGGCGTTGGCCTGCATCGCGGCCTCCTCCACCTCCGAGTCAGTCGCGTCGTACCGTCCGAGTCGGATGTTCTCGCGGATAGTGTCATTGAACAGGTAGGTGTCCTGTGCGACGAGCGCCATGCGGCCGCGCAGGTCATCGAGCAGGAGCTCACCCAGTCTGTGGCCCTGCAGGGCAATATCGCCCCGGTCCGGGTCCCAGAAGCGCATCATAAGATAGGCAACCGTGGTCTTGCCTGCCCCTGAGCGCCCCACGACGGCCACGGTCTGCCCAGACCCGATGCTAAAGGACACGTCGACCAGCGCCTGCGGGTCGCCGTCCGAGTAGGCAAATGCCACGTCGTCAAAGTCGATGGACGGTGTGCCCGACTCTGCCTCGCCGGCGAGGTGCGCCACGCCGGGCCCGTCCTGCACCTGCACTGCTTCGTCGTGGACGGCGAGAATGCGACGGGACGCGGCCAGCGTCTCCATCATCTGCTTCATCGTGCGAGCCAACTCGGTTACCGGGCTGAAGGACGCCAACGCCAGAACGCTGACGAGCGGCAGCTCCGCCCTTGCTATCTGTCCCTCGAGAACCAGCCAAACGCCCATTGCCAGCACAGCCAGGCCACCGAGTCCCATCATTGCCTCAATGAAGCCTATCTGGAAGGCCTGCGACTTCTGGAACCTGACCAGGTGTCCGGCATAGTTCCAGCTCCTATCCGTCAGTTCCCGGTTTCGATCGGGTCCGCGGCCGAATGCGACAATCTCCCGCATGCCCTGGATGCTGTCAACCATGTAAGCGTGGATCTCACCTATGCGACCGCGGATTTCGGCTCCGACCCGCTCGATACGGGCGTTGGCGAAGAACGGGCTGACGGCCACTGCCATGAGGAACGGGGCTAGCACCACGGCGATGGGCCAGGATATGATGGCCAGCGCCGTCAGCAGCCCGCCCGGTATCAGGACCGCAACGATCATAGGCGACACGGCGTGAGCGAAGAAGAACTCGACCGTCTCCACGTCGCCGCCCACAACGCTGACGAAATCGCCGGAGCGACGCCGGACCATGTAGGCCGGCGCTAGCGGCTCCAGCCTCTCATAGAGGTCGATCCGCATTTTCGCCAGCAGCCTGAATGCCATGTCGTGCGCCTGCCACGACTCCAGGTAAAACAACAGCGCCGAAAGCGGAGCAAAAATGCACACGAGAACGAGGTAGGTCGTCAAAGGTTCGTCGCGGAACACCGCCCCCACCAGAAGCGCACTGAACGCCCCCAAGAGAATAACGGAGCCGTGATGGAGCAGCCCTAGGGCTAACGTTCCGAGGAACTGGAACTTGACCGGCCCGACCAACCCGAAAAGCCTGACCCATACATTCAAGGAGCGAATGTTGACCGCCTCGTCGCTGTGGTGGGAACGGGACGGGGCGCGATGATTTTGGTCTCCGGTCGGGCGCAGATCAGAGACGTGGTTAACGGAGACGCGCGAACTCACCCGGTCGGGAGCGGAAACCGCCGCGATGTCGATCATGCCCATCTGAGCCTGCTGGCGCATGAGGCCGGCGTAGGTGCCGTCGGCGGCCATAAGCTCAGCATGCGACCCGATCTCCACAGCCCGACCTTCGTCGAGTACCAGGATACGGTCTGCCTTGATGACGCTGGAAAGACGGTGAGCAATGATGAGCGTCGTCCTGTCTTCCATCAGACGGTCGAGCGCAGCCTGGATGACGGACTCATTTTCGGCGTCGACGCTGGAGAGCGCCTCGTCCAGCAGCAGAATTGACGTGTCTTTCAACAGCGCCCGTGCAATCGCCAGTCTCTGGCGCTGTCCTCCCGACAGACGGACCGCCCGTTCACCCACGACGGTGTCGTAGCCCTGGGGCAGGTCGGCAATGAACTCGTGCGCATTCGCGGCGCGGGCGGCCTCCTCCAGCTCTTGCCGCGTGGCGTCCGGCTTCCCAAAGCGCAGGTTGTCGGCGACTGTACCGTGGAACAGGTATGTGTCCTGGGTGACGACCGATATGTTGTCCCTGAGCACGTCCAACGGGAGGTCTCGGAGATCATGGCCGCCGAGCTTGATTGAGCCGGTCTGGGGATCGTAGAACCTGTACATCAGCCAGATCAACGTTGACTTCCCCGCACCGCTGGCGCCTACGACGCCAAGTGTCTCGCCCTTGCGAAGGTCGAACGATACATTCTCGAGCGCGGGTCGGTGGCCGCTGTCGTACCCGAAAGTCACGCCCTCGAAGGAGACTTCGGGGCTGATGTCGGGAGCAGCCTGTCTGAGGATATTCTCTGATTCGATGATTGTCACCGGCTCGTCCATAATGCCAAAGACGCTTTGCGCCGATGAGAGCACAGTCATGCCCTGGTGGTATAGGTTGGTCAGCTCCCGCATGGGACGGAACACTTCAACCCCAAGCATCAGCACGATGAGAAGAGGGCGCAACTCCATGTCGCCGTTGCTGACGCGAACAGCGCCCACGGCAAGGGCTATCGCGGCGCCGGCGGCCATGAAGAGGATCGACGCGCCGCTCGTGGCGCCATTGGCGGCGACTACGCCCATGGTGCTCTTGTAGAGGTGGTGGGCCCGCTGCGCCAAGGCGCTGCCGCGGCTCTTGCTCTGTCCAAATGCTTTGAGCGTCGCCAGCCCCTGTACGCTGTCCAAAAAGTCCGAACCCAGAGCGCCGTAGGACTGACGGCGCCTGTAGCTGCTGTCCCGGTTCCACCGATAGAACATGGCGGGAACAACTAGCGCAAGGAAGGCGAACAGCAGGAAGATGAGCGCAATGTACAGGTCCAGCGTCACCATGTAGATGAAGATGGCAACGGGAGCGATAGCGGAGACGATGATCTGGGACAGGTATTGCCCGAAGAAGGTCTCCAGCCGCTCAATGCCTTCCACTATCGTGAGGACGACGTCGCCTGTCCGGTTACGGTCGGCGTACCCCGGACCGAGTTGCAGTGTGTGCTCGTAAACTTGCTCGCGCAGCCTGATCTTGACGAGGTTGGCGGTGTGATGGCTCACCGCGTTCTGCCAGTACTGGAAGACGCTGCGAGCGACGATGAGGGCCGCGATGACCAACAGGGACAGCGTGAGCGCGGTGAAGCCCGCCTGCCCAGTGATGACCCGGTAGATAACTACGCCGGATACTGCCAGTCGAGCAACGCCGGCGCCCACGGCGACCAGGCCCAAGGCTGCAGCGAAAAGGATCCGAAGCCGCACGCCGCGAGTCAGTTCGAACAATCGCCAATCAAAGTACATCGCCCAACTCCTGCGAGCCATTGCATATACATTTTTATGCAAATAATTATCTTTGCTATTGCATACTTGGGCAATCCTCCATTATAGCACAGTTTCGCAGTACGTCAACCCTAGCAGTGTCCCGTAGAGTGGTGTAGCAGAGAAGGTAGACTAGAATAAATGAAGCCATCGCGTCATCCTTTAGGAAATACAAGCCTGATACAAGGAGGACGACGATGGTAAGAGCAAGTATGGACATATTGGAGCTGTTGCGCAAGAGAGGGATGGACGGTGACGTGGACTTTTTGCGTGAGGCGCTGGGGGTTCTGGTCGAGGGGATAATGGACACCGAGGTATCGATGAAGACAGGCGCCGGCTATGGCGAACGCAGCGTGGATCGGGTCACTCAGCGCAATGGATACCGTAGCAGAAGCTGGGATACGCGGGTAGGCACGATGGAGCTGCACATATCGAAGCTGAGGGACGGGAGTTACTTCCCCCCAGTCTGCTTGAGCCGCGGCGGCGGAGCGAGAAGGCGCTGTTGGCGGTGATACAGCAGGCGTACGGGGAGGGCGTGTCCACCAGGAGAGTTGACGATCTTGTGAAGGCGCTGGGATGCGAGGGCATCTCAAAGAGCCAGGTGTCTCGCATCTGCCGTGGTCTGGACGAGGTGGTGGAGAAGTTCCTTAGCCGGCCTCTGGACGGAGGACCGTATGCGTATCTGTGGCTGGACGCGCTGACGCAGAAGGTGCGGGAAGATGGCAGGATAGTCAACGTGAGCGTGGTGGTTGGCACTGCCGTGAACACGGAAGGCAAGAGAGAGAGCGTGGGTCTGGACGTGGGCACGAGCGAGGACGGTGCCTTCTGGCTGAGCTTCCTGCGTTCACTGGTGGCGAGAGGGCTGACCGGTGTGGCGTTGGTCATCTCTGACGCTCACCAAGGGCTGAGGGACGCCATAGCCACAGTGTTCGGCGGTGCGTGCGGCAGCGCTGCCGCACGCACTTTATGACCAACTTGCTGACGCGGGTGCCCAAGAGGACACAGCCGTGGGTGGCAACGATGGTACGCAGCATATACCGGCAGCCATCTGCTCAGGAGGTGCATATCCGGCACGAGAAGGTAGTCGAGCAGCTTGCAGAGCGCTTCCCGCAAGCAGCCTCAATGTTGGACGAAGCTGGATCGGACATCCTGGCGTTCACACACTTCCCTATGGAGTACTGGAAGAAGATCTGGTCGAACAATCCGCAGGAGAGGCTGAACAAGGAAATACGAAGGCGGACCGACGTGGTGGCCATCTTCCCGAACAGATCGGCGGCGATGCGGCTGGTTGGCGCGGTGCTCGCCGAGCAGAACGATGAATGGATACTCAGCAGAAGATACCTGCCGCCGACCTCACCAGCTTACAGTGAAGCCCTGCCGGAGGTGCAGCTCACATAGCCGACCGCGGCTTAGTAGAACACAAGCAATTGTCGCGTATCATCGGAGGGGAGATGGAGAGGAGCGGTCGGCGGTATTCTGGCAGCGGTCGTGTGCGGAGTTTTCCTCGGTTCAGCACTGAACCTTGGCACCCTTGCGCCGGTCGCCGCTGTCACATCCGCCATCCTCGCAATCTCTGGCCGGGCCGGCGCCAAATTCATTACCAAGATTAAGAGGACGGCGGAGGTTGAATACACGGATCGGTTGCTCCCGGGTTACGGCGGCGTCCTTGACAGGGTGGGCTCGCTTGTGGGGAGTCTCATCATCCTATATCACGTGTTGGCGTTCTCCAGTGGTTCCACAGCCTGAACAGGAGTGACAGAGGAATGGAATAGATCGGGCGACACTCCTTCTTGCCCGCGAAGGCAAGGGGAGACCACTGGATATCCGTGGCGGAAAGATACAAAACAGACGCCGAATCTAACGCCCGATGTATGTCTGTGACTCGAGAAAACTCACCAGGAAGTCCTGACTAATTGGCTCATTACGGGGGAGCCCGGGATATGGGTAGAACTGGTCGGCACGGGGCGTCCAGACGTGAGTGGGAAAGTCCGCCGACAAATGGTCAGGAAGTTGTTCTGGATTCGCGAGTCCGCTTGCAAAGATCAGGTATGAGTTCCCCACCGCCATTTTCACCGGACTGTAATCTCGAGCCGCGAAGCGAATCCTCCGCGGTCCTGTGCCTCGCCAGAAGCGGGTCACCTCCATGGTATAGAGCCTGAATCTTATGGTTTTTCCAGTCTTTTCACCCTTGTACTTGAAAGAATCCTCGTTCACTATTTCTCCCTCAACTACCAGTGCAGACTCTGCTGCAATTCGGTGGAGATCTGGAGGACGAGCGAGTAACGGATCTTTGGAACCGGGAGGACCGGGACGCTCGAGCTGGAGGAGGCCGAGCATTCCAAGGCCGGCCACGATCACAAGCGCAATGCAGAGACGAAGCAGAAGGCTCCTGTGCTCTATAGATTCTGCGAGCCTGTTGCGATACCACAGGTATCCTCCGTAGCCGACCAGCAGAAAGCCCGGTAGGGCGAACGGGAGATTGCCAAGAAAATCCGGGTTAAGATGAGGCAGTATGTACGCGTAGAAGGACGAGATGTAAATGACGCCCGCGACGATTGCGCCCAGCGGAACGAACGGTAAAGCCCGTAGCCGAACAGAGGCGACGATTACCCCTACTCCCAGGAAGCCAATCATCATTGTAAATAGCGGGCCGATGCCGACCCCGTCACGACCTCCGGCCGCGAGGTGGGCCGACACATTGAACGACAGGGCGGTTCCAAGGATTACTATGGCCATTCCCAACCAGGGAATCACGAAGAACCTTGGGCGAATGGCCAGCAGCGCACACGACACTACGAACAGCAGGCCACTCGCGCCAAGCGAGTACAAGATGCTCATGTTGTCCCCTTAAAGCATGTAAGTTTCACGGACCTTTGATATAGGAGCCGGTGAGCTCGGCGAAGGAAGTACGGCCATTAGTCTCGTTGCCCCAGCGCTGAACATTGCCCGGCTTGCTCACCCATGGGTCTTTTTGTTCCCGCCGCCCTCCATCCCGGACATTAGAAAAATCCGGACAGAGTCTGCTAAACCCCATCAGAGGGCCGGGCGACTATTGAGCAACACACTACTCGACATCGACCATTTCCACCAGCTCAGAGAAATCACCGCCGGTTACGCGCAGCCAGTAGCGTCCGACAGGCGTCTCGGCAGGAATTCTCCTATGCCCCTCAAAGATGCCCGACGCCGGATAAGTACCAAGCTTCGTCACGGGACCGTCTACCTACTCAAGGTTCAGAGTCGCCGAATCCCCATCGATGACGTTGTCCCAATTCCCCAATGTTATCTTGAATGGCTCTCCTGACTTGATCTTCTTAGGAATGCCAACCTTAGCTACCGGCATCATGTACTCATCCATCTCCTCCCACCACCGACTGAGTTCAATGGGTGTCACAATTCCCTTGCCCTCGACCCACCACATATCGTTTGCGCGAATCCACCTGCCATGGCATCTAAGGCCGAAGGATTTCTTTGCGTCAGAACCAGACCAAGGCTCGCACCTCGAAACTTGTCTGACTCGCAATTTCGTCTCGTCACCGTAGAGAAGGCTCAGGTAGCGGCCGCGGTCATTGGACCGAAGATGCTCATCGGTCTGAACGGGTACGGCCGATTCAATGGCATGCGCAAGACTGTCTATCACGGGTCGGTCCGCGGGCAGCTGCTGAAACAACGGCCTCAACTGCCTACCGCCGATTATAGATGCCACCCAGCTGTAAACGGCTTCGGCGGTCGGCTCCGCACTGGGGTCTAAATTGTCGGATTCGGGCGGCATGGATTTGGCATGGCCAGGCGTTATGAACAGGGGCTGGGAAGCTACCAGCCTCTCAGGATGCTCCAACTCCAGGACTCCGCTCACTATGTATGCGCCGGGAGGGACGGGAATTGCAAGGTTGTCCACCTGCTCCCATTCGCCTGTGAACTCCAGTTCCTCGCCAGGCGCCAGAGTTTCATGGTCTAGTACCGAGAGTGTGATCCTGCCACACTTCCAGTTCCATACCGGAACCCCTTCCGGCGTCGAAACCCTGAAGTCATGAGGAGGCCTGCCGCCGAGTGAAATGCTCACCGGTCCATCACTGATGTTTCGCAACTTCAGCTTCAGCTGAATGGTTTCTCCAGGTGGAGCCTGATCCACAACCTCCATTGAGAAGTCTATGGCGGGGATGAACGCCTCGTCCGGAGGAGGCCCATCGTCGAGGGGCCATTGCGTGATTTTCGGGCATCCAATTTCGATCGCTACGGCTCCCAATGGAACGCCCGCCGTCGCTATCGCGGTTTCCACTTTCTCACGCGCCTCGCGCCGTGGCTGGACACCGATCTCTATGCGGTTGTTCGACTCGTTCAAGTCCGTGAACCAGACACCGGGTACCTGCCAGATGACACTGCTTAAGGATTCATACCAGACGGAGAGATCGGACTTGCTGTATTCGTGCTTCGGAGCTTCTTGCGTTTCAGCGCTTGACACGCGAACACTCCTGAACACAGCCATGGCTTTCTGCTGTTGAGGGGGCCACAGGTTCTCCCCTACGATGCTGAGGCTGTGGCCAT is from Chloroflexota bacterium and encodes:
- the cydC gene encoding thiol reductant ABC exporter subunit CydC, whose product is MARRSWAMYFDWRLFELTRGVRLRILFAAALGLVAVGAGVARLAVSGVVIYRVITGQAGFTALTLSLLVIAALIVARSVFQYWQNAVSHHTANLVKIRLREQVYEHTLQLGPGYADRNRTGDVVLTIVEGIERLETFFGQYLSQIIVSAIAPVAIFIYMVTLDLYIALIFLLFAFLALVVPAMFYRWNRDSSYRRRQSYGALGSDFLDSVQGLATLKAFGQSKSRGSALAQRAHHLYKSTMGVVAANGATSGASILFMAAGAAIALAVGAVRVSNGDMELRPLLIVLMLGVEVFRPMRELTNLYHQGMTVLSSAQSVFGIMDEPVTIIESENILRQAAPDISPEVSFEGVTFGYDSGHRPALENVSFDLRKGETLGVVGASGAGKSTLIWLMYRFYDPQTGSIKLGGHDLRDLPLDVLRDNISVVTQDTYLFHGTVADNLRFGKPDATRQELEEAARAANAHEFIADLPQGYDTVVGERAVRLSGGQRQRLAIARALLKDTSILLLDEALSSVDAENESVIQAALDRLMEDRTTLIIAHRLSSVIKADRILVLDEGRAVEIGSHAELMAADGTYAGLMRQQAQMGMIDIAAVSAPDRVSSRVSVNHVSDLRPTGDQNHRAPSRSHHSDEAVNIRSLNVWVRLFGLVGPVKFQFLGTLALGLLHHGSVILLGAFSALLVGAVFRDEPLTTYLVLVCIFAPLSALLFYLESWQAHDMAFRLLAKMRIDLYERLEPLAPAYMVRRRSGDFVSVVGGDVETVEFFFAHAVSPMIVAVLIPGGLLTALAIISWPIAVVLAPFLMAVAVSPFFANARIERVGAEIRGRIGEIHAYMVDSIQGMREIVAFGRGPDRNRELTDRSWNYAGHLVRFQKSQAFQIGFIEAMMGLGGLAVLAMGVWLVLEGQIARAELPLVSVLALASFSPVTELARTMKQMMETLAASRRILAVHDEAVQVQDGPGVAHLAGEAESGTPSIDFDDVAFAYSDGDPQALVDVSFSIGSGQTVAVVGRSGAGKTTVAYLMMRFWDPDRGDIALQGHRLGELLLDDLRGRMALVAQDTYLFNDTIRENIRLGRYDATDSEVEEAAMQANADEFIESFPDGYYTRVGERGMQLSGGQRQRIAIARAILKNAPVLILDEATSHLDAISEATVREALNRLMSGRTTIVMAHRLSTIRDADNILVLDEGLVVEQGKHEELLASGGLYAQLVATQMQGQRATQA
- a CDS encoding Hok/Gef family protein, with translation MACVLLSRGRLCELHLRQGFTVSW